ATGGGAGCCTGCAAGCTTAATGTTTTAGTCGCTAAAATCTGTAAATACATGTTCAGTCAAAACAGTTGGAAAATGATTAACGAATAAGGGCAGTGACCTTAACAAATAAATTGAGGCtttatcagaaatagaaaaaaaacatgtacCAAGTTTTAAAGTTTAATCAGGAAATGCCAGACATCCCACTGACAGCTTGTGAGCAGTTAGTTTTTCCTTCCCTGGATTTCTAATAAGGTCAGCTTAACGTCTTCAGTATGTTGATATCAGTTGTTTTCTAGGCTGGAACATTATTAGCATATACTCCCCACTATTCTCACAGATGCCAAAAggtgttgattttaaaaattcacatgagCATCTCCTCATTTGGAAGCTTGCATGCTTCTTGAGAAATAATTTTGCTTCACTTGAGGCAGGGAGCCTGGCCCCACTTCCAGTTTGGTAAGTTACcatagtaaattttaaattgtatatctACACataccaaacagaaaataaaatgacttgtAGTCATCATTATTTGCATTAACTCAGTTTGGGGTATTTACTGTGGACCATGGAACTCGGGTCTGTAAAGGAGGCATTGTTTTCAGAACTGTGATTGTTTCTATTGCATTTAAACGATACCTTTAAGTAGATGATGGCATCTGTTCCATATCCTGACAAAGAGTAGAGATTCAGATCTCCTTGAAAGTACTTGGCATAGAGACGAGAAATTGGCAAGCCGTAACCAAAACCAGCCTAGAGGGGAAAAATCAGTTAGTGGCAAAGAAGTATACCTgatcactgaaatacaaaatgGAGGGAGGAGTTATCCTCCCCGAAACTGATGTTCTAGAACCTagataaatattttctgcttcCAATCAGACACCTCCTGTAGAATTGTTTTACCATTTTCAGCTTGCTGTATCATTCTTCCTCAAACCCCCCATGCCCAATTTAACTAAACTGACTAACTTGACTAAACACGTCTTTGTAATCCTTGCTTTACATTTAGAACTGAGTGGCTGGGATGAACTTAGTCATTTAATCGGTCTTACCAAAGGAGCATTCCGGGAATTATCCATCACAGGCGTTGGCGCAGTGGAGTATGTGTAACTAAAGAGGCGGTCGATGATCCTCAGGGGAACACCACCTCCTCTGTCTGAAAtcttaagcaaacaaacaagtcACCAAAgctatacattaaaaacaattgtgCATTTATCtacagaaaagtattttttccttcatttaaaaatcacctgGTATACAAGACTTTGATCTGTTGCTAAAAGCAGAGAGCTTGATTTTTATGGATACATTTTTACTTGTCTCAAGAGAGActcaaaagaaacacagagaatggTTACCTTAATTGTAAGGTCTTCTTTTCCCAAGACAACAATCACTTCAATTGGTGTAAGGGAAGGCCAATTTTCCTGGTGTTCAACTGTTGCTCTCATTGCATTCTAaggaaatcaaaaccataaggaaTTCAATGGCAGAAGaatgagaaacaataaataactgttttttatgtttaaaataaaagcagcacAGAGGGCAATTCaaagttcctattttttttttaagttagtagTAAAACAGCTCTGTAAATAGCCATTTATGAATGTGTCATGCAGGatgtataatgaaaaatattcatttaccaTGTAATATAGCTCCTGGGAGTAATGTCTAATGGAAAAACAATTCTGCTAGCTGTCAACTTCTTATTTGTAAGCTTAATTTAAATGTAGAAATTGGTTTTTATAGTCCATTTCCtggctctctcttttttgtctttccattACATTTTACATCCAAGCACCAAAGACTATTACATAACAAATGAACAGTGAATCATTGAACCAATTTATTGGCTTTTATAAAACTTGCTGGGAAAGGTTGTTACTATTTAAAAGGATAgtaaataattctaaattaaatttcaatttgcatttgATTATCATCTTAACTTTTACCAATGATGGCAAAATAACTCTAGGAGTTGGactattcaatttaaaaataaatgaaattaacgAAAAAAGCATCTTTTGGCCTTCAACAGAAGAAGAAACTCAAACAAGTTTTCAGACAAATGCATGAATCTCAGGCAGATAAAGTTTTGGTTtatttcacccattttcctctctaacctttttGTAGTACATTATCTGCTTTCTGGTTTGTATATAATAGCAAGTTCTAATCATTAgctgaagtaaaagaaaatagatcAGATGTTTGTAGTACAATCGATACCTCATTGCACTAACATTAGAATAAGGTAGGAAACAGTGAGTCTGAGAAAAGTTGTATCAGAATTAGAGgcaaatttcactttttttaggCTTCCTCCTCTGTCAGTCCAAGAGATTCTTGAAAAACATCACGGAGCTTTTTTTTCGGTGTGAGCACAGTTTTAATTTGATGTTAAAACCTAGGACAGGATTTGATCCATGGTACCTGGCTACCCCAGACCAGTAACATTCACATCCTTTGcgatcttgttagaaatgcaaattctcagataTACAGAATCGCAATATCTGGGGCTGAGGCtaagaatctgtgttttaacaaggtttccagatgattctaatgcatactgaagtttgagaagcactgaaccACAGTCTTGCTATTGAAAGTGTGGAGTGTGGACCAGCAACATCACCTGTAGGCTTATTAAAAATTCTAAACCCCATAACAGttccactgaatcagaatttgcatttttttatcagaaaatttttttaatgtttatttttgagagagagagagagagagagagagggagggagggaggggcagagagagagagagagggagacacagcatctgaagcaggctccaggctctgagatgtcagcacagagcccgacgcagggctctgaCTCAGGGCTctgactcacgaaccgtgagatcatgacctgagcccaaggatgcttaaccaactgagctacccaggcgcccccaaaatttgcatttttaacaaaaccccaggtgattcatatgcatGTTAAAGCTGATCATGGAAGGAACTGCCTTCCCTGCCTTCTGAGTATATTCCAGACTCAGGTTGGAGCCCTGCCATGTCTGGATTTGGAGCTGGAGTGTCCTGTGGGGGTGGAGGTAACAAGGCCTCATTCACTGGAACATTTACCCAATGACCTTCCTTAACAAATGCATGAATGACTAGTGCTTTGTTGGACACCTGAGAAAATAATAAGAACAGGGAGCACTAAAGACATCGTGAATCATATTGTGCATTCTCAAGTACGTTTTAATGTTACAATGAActgcatgtgccctttcaaacaTTAACTGGAGCTTCCTTCTGCTAGGAGTACTGAATCATGTTCGGGAGAAGACAGTGATGCTCCCATTGAGTgggaaatgataaaggaaataaaaatgtaacctgtgaataaaaaaaaaacaaacccacaaaactgaaaTTATATTGTGAAGTGTCATACCTTGAATAGTTCAAAGAGCATATGATGAAGGTGAGAAGGTACATACACAATGTGAATTGGCTGGCCTGGAAATTTCCctagaaaaaatttaaactcatttaaaatcagcaagcaaatatttcattaaaacaaaCTTCCATATCTATGCGAATTAACAGATACCCCTTATTCTCAAGATTAGAATACTCCCCATCTTTCTGTACTCCGAAACTCTCCCCAAGAAGCTTCCCTCTTAAACAGTAAACACAACTggcttattttcaaaatgctattACAGTTGCTGTCTTGTGCTCTCTGATTAAGTTTTTGCATTTCTCTAACAATGTATAAAGTCAGATGAAGTGTGTCACAAGGGTGATTATGAAATTAGATTATGTAGATTATTTGTTTCTGCTTTCATAACTTTTGTACTGGGAAATTTCAGAGttaaaattatatgcattttaagaaagaagaaaaaaaataaatatgtccaCAGCATAACATTGAAATTAATGTTAActatacttttcatattttatgggAAACAGCATATCTGATTATTCTTGATCTTTATCACCCAAACATTAAATCTTACAGGCAAAATATGCTTACATTTCACCGAGAggttaaagaaaacagagaaacaaaaacctcATAATACtgtttgagaagaaaaataaaagtattattctCTGGTGTTCCAGGCCTTGGCAAAGTCTGAATCAGAAAACAGAAGGTCTGGCACAATTCCCTCTTTATTTGATCAAACAGTTCAAGCAGTTTATCTACAAGTATTATGCAACAGTGCTGTTAATGCTTAGAGgtatttttcaatctttatttgtattcctatttttaattcagCAATTATATTTACATATCCCCAGTCCATAAGTTAGGGCACTTTTAATTCCAACaacttaatttttactgtttttctttaagaagCACCATGGGATAAGCTAAAAACAGAGCCTGACATTCATCATATTATCACTTCAAGGTAGGAAGACCCTGTCTTTTCAGGTGCCCTAGAGTTGAAGTCACTGAAGTATGCTTTGCTTCCAGAACAGTGGTGTATACTTATAgtgcaattaaaataattttatttttaatttaaaaacatttttaaaagaacatttaacatgagatctaccttCTTAAATATCTAAGCATACAacatagtattgttaactataggcatggtgttgtacagcagatctctagaacctACTAATCTTATGTAACAGAGATTTTACACCCATTAAAtagcaactccccatttcccccagcccccattctctgacaaccaccattcaactctctgcctctcagagtttgaatattttatatacctcagataagtggaatcatacagtatttggcCTTCTAGGACTAGCTTATTTCTTACAGtaaatttaaagtgtttttccccCCAATCTTATGAGTAACTTCTCCAGGAGGATACATCCACAACCAGTGGTTCCTCCTATTTCTGGCCTCCCCGACTCCTATACTCTGTAATAAGCTATCTTTTTGATCTAAGATACTGGAACTTTGTGGCTACTCTAaatcttaaattatttgtttaaaccATTCTTCTTTATGAATCAGCAGCAGCAACTGAATATGCTCAATTGGAACTTTCCAGTGGAGATAAAGAGATCCGTGGCTTCAAAAAAGAAGCGTACAAATTCTAGACAAGTTCAGAAGCGGGAAAAGCAACACAGAAGTTGCTCTGTATTTACAAGAAGTAATCATACTGGGAGAGTAgtgaattttctataaattaaaatatgttttatttatagcTTACCATTCACTTGTGTGAGTTTTAATTCTGGTGATGTTAAATAATACTGGTCACAAAGCATCTTTGAACATTCAAAGGCATCTGAAATAGAAGGTTTTTTTCATAATGATGAAATACACTTATGCCAAGTAAAATTTTCATGTAATCTTTTCATGTAATCTTTCATGTAGTTAGTTGTGTACTACCCTGTACCCTAAATATCTGAAATGTTCTTTAGAGTACGTGTTTATTTACCtgaaaaaataccttttaaatattttattgaagaaaaaattaaggcAGTGGTTAAGTTATAGCTGTAGCAATAGGATTATGCCCACTTCGgagatcaaataaatatataagaatatggAGATTAGCCATTCATGTttggatttttataattttataaatgaatgtttaaaccCCTGACTTTCCAAAGCAAATGACCTTCATgacagtatttataaaatataaatggaacaCTCTGAATACAAATTCATTCACAAAGTCACCTTAACTATAGACATGTCAATCATATAGCATGTATTTTTAATCAGAGGAATACAGAAATCTAGAAATTACCTTGGACCACAGCTGCCACGTCACAGTTTGGATCAATGCTTCCAATGTGACTTGGGTTTCCTGTCTGTGAGTCACTAAATATAAGAACTGTTGACAAATAAGAACAGTTGTTTTAAACATCAGGATAGTAATGATTAAAGCTACCGTTGTAAACGAATGTGAGCCCCCGAATAACAGAAGATCTGGTTGGGGTGTAGCTTATATTCTACACCCATCTCCGTATGCCATGAACATGATGAACTAACTTACTGTGCTGGTTCATCAGCATCCGGGTAGAAATACGGTTCATATAAAATCGATCCAAGAAATACTGAAGATTTTGATTGGTGACTGGGTCAACTGTACAGGCATCTTTATATTCTATGATTCCTTGTGCCATTGTAGGAACCACATTGTGGTGTCTATTTCGAACTGTGATGAGAGTATCTACAAAACTAAGCCAAAACACATGAACAGTTAGTGAAAGTTCAAATAAGTTTCTTTCACTTATAGTCCTTAGATTATTTCAAAGAAAGCTAAAGCTTTTTGTAAGTACCCATCTAACAAattcaaatgataaaatgtttGGATGAAGTTTTATTAAGGCTTTTGCTACAGATTCTTTGACTATGTAGAGGAAATAGTATCACAAACAGATTTATTTGGCTTCTAACTTACATGTAAACATACCAGCTTTCTAACTGGTGAATTCATTCTAAGAGTTCCTTAtgcattctctttaaaaaataataattaaaaaataattactatgaaGGAGGATTCTAGAGTGCCATTGTGGGAAAACACTTTTGAATTTTCTTGTCAGATTTATAAAAAGattcttctttcttattcttataGTCAGAAACTGTCAGTGACTCTGAAAGGAAGTGTCCAATCTCCCATGACAAtgacatttattaatattatgcAATACTAAATCCACCTGCAAATGCCATCATCAGACTAAATTTATAGTAAAAATAGAATTCCTTAAACATAAAAAGTTCTCCGCACTTGTTCGTACTCAGCATCATTTTCAATGCTatcattctttatcatttttaaaaaaccaacaagcCCAAACTTGTCATTTGGAAAGGGGAGATTATTTGTCATTCAGAGTTGTAGTTCCTTTaatttatgtctaaaaaaaaaaatcttaggagtATGTCTGGAAATAGCCAAAGTTTTAGACTTTTATTCCAATGCATAGAACTTACTCTGATAATGCTTTCTGGTCCTCTGGGCTTTTCTCATGGAATTCTACCAAATCCATCAGGCTCTGGATATACCTATAAAGTGACAGGTGTGCTTTAAGTTTCAAAATTGAGCAGTCAGATACAAGTGGCTAACTCATTTCAAAATGactttcaaaaagagaaagaactatgtctaaaatgaaaactttcggggcgcctgggtggcttggtcggttaagcctccgacttcggctcaggtcatgatctcgcgggtccgtgagttcgagccccgcgtcgcgctctgtgctgacagctcagagcctggagcctgtttcagattctgtgtctccctctctctctctgcccctccccccattcatgctctgtctctgtctcaaaactaaataaaacatttaaaaaaattttttaaaaataaataaataaaattaaaactttctttcaagacctctggaaaacaatataattaaaaaaaatatgaagctaCAACTTTAACGTTCAACTTTCTAacgtaaaatttatatttctttaatcatTCCAAATCAGTagtcagttttttgttttatctgacaaatgttttctttttctattgcatttagaaataactttttaaggaaGACTTCCGTCCTATTTTTTCCCACTATATTCATTCATAGGTGAGTAGAAGTCATGAAAGTCAGTAAATACTACAGATTTAATATGAGTTTCAAACGgtaatttttaatatgtgtttcAGATTATAATTgcttaataatataatataatataatataatataatataatataatatgcatTTCTTGAATCAATGAACAAAAAGCTGTGCAGTCAGTGGATTAGAGTGATGCAAGGTGACTGTCTGCATACCTTGGTCCTGTTCTCTGAAAATCTTTTCCTTTGGGTGATTTaccctctccaagcctcagtatccttatctttaaaatgagatgaTAACACACTTACTAAGTGCTGCCTGTGTGCCAAGTACTGTTTTAAGTACTTTAACgaattagctcatttaatttcaTTCACATATTCCTTTGAAGCATATACTTTGTCTTCCTCTATCACAGATGGAGGAATTAAGGCATAGCGAATCctgcagaggcaggatttgaacccaaagcCTGCTGTTAATCAGTTTGTAAGTAACAAAGATTAGACCCTCTAAGTAGCAGTCATTCCTGTCTGTTTCTCGAGTAGGATTTCTTTTGCAATATCAAACcctgtcttttattatttaaaatacaattatattgtGAAATTATGTACTTTTTCAGGATAAAATGTCTGTTTATAGCTATATAACTGTCCTTATGATAACTTACTCTGAATTACTAAAAAATCTTCACATCTTTCAAAAATAGTCACTGTTCAGACCACCCGTTTTCCAATTATGATGTTAATAAATTACAAGAATTCATACTCAGATACTTGTCTTCACAACAGAGACTGTTTTGGAATGATTGACCACTTACCAGCTTTTAACTAATTGCACTGAAGAGGTATTGACTAATCGATCAGGGAGGATGTCAATTTCCTTCAGGATATTGGCTAGCCTCACAGGCAATTCTTGTCGCAAAAATGCAAAGGAAGTTCTTTCACATGCATTTTCAGAACctgtaataaataacatttatttagtttttggagAAAAGTAGATCCAAATGATACATTTCACATGCATTTTCAGAACCTGtaatagataacatttatttagtttttggagAAAAGTAGATCCAAATGATACATTAAATATCCAatattgaacacacacacatcatacaaTTATAGTTCACCCTCAGTTGGGTTATTATTTATAGGTAATTCATAAGTAAGTATCTCCTTcttcattgtctttttctttacttttttttttagatgaccAATATGagaattattgttttctttttttgaaagaggATTAATTTCCATGAAGTCAGAATATACTGTAGCTCAGTCAACACCACTATGTTAACCAGACAACTTGGTTCAGAGAGTTCTAGATATGAAATTGGAGCAGAGGGATAAGAGGGTGGATAAGAGTCATGATGTTTCCAGATTAGTATTAAATAATATCACATTTAAATCCTTGAAATTTTCTTCATAAGATTACTGCAGaaagtttgcaaacatttttggCAGTAATACAAATATATGGAAGAGACAAATTTGTCAGCAATGCAGAGATATGTATATACCCTGTGAACGGGTGGAAGGTGGTTAAGGGCTAAAATTTCAATTAACTTGAGGCTACTTTATAACATTAGGAATCTTCTCCAAAAAGTATTATGTTGTGGAGGAGGGGATaaagtttttaatccattgtgAAATGGTGACTGAAAGCAAAAAGTATTCTGACTGGAAGGTTTGGACGGAAAGATGAGCTCAAACCATCCAGTATCAGCGGGTCAGCAAGTGGCCTTCACCTGTAGGCACAAAGTGTCAGAAATAAGACAGATCTAGGAAAGGGCAGGGTGCACAGGCGTCGAGGCTACAGGGTTCAGCAGGATTGGGGACCCCAGTTATTTTAAGCAGTGAGCCCAGCCCTCCCTGCACAAGGGCTGAAAGTTAAGGCAGCTCCCCAACCCCagcgcccccacccacccctactTCCCAGCTCACCAAAGTCCAGGAGCTGCTTCATGGACAGTGGGGACGGACTGTAGCGCGAAAAATGCTCGACCTCGCGGGGCACCAGGCTGGCGCCGCTCAGCGAGCCGGCGCTGCGCATCACGAAGCGGGCCGCTTTCATCTTGATGCCCACCTTGCCTGGCGAGCGCTGGGGCTGGCTTAAGGGACGTAGACTGAGGAAAGCAAAATCAGGGACCGAGGAGGGGGCAGTGCGCCTCTAGGGAGAGAGGACTGGCTTGTGCACCTGGCCTGGGCTGAGTTTCGGGGGATGCTTCCGAGTGGAGGTGGCCGGCTGTGAGTCGGAGGAACAGAGAGCAGCTGGAGACTCAAGTTCGCGTTTGGCCACCACCCGCCGCCTCCCGTGGTTTTATTTGTGTCCCCACACGCTCCCCCCAATTCCAAAGGGGAGGAGTCACTGGGACTTGGAGACGCGTCCAGAACTGGGGCCGTGCCAATCAGCTCAGATAAAGAACTttgggccccgcccccggccgcggGGTCCTGTCGGTGGAGAGACCTGGCACCAGTACCCGAGGCTGTGAGGAgtaagtggggggaggaggaaaggtgaAGCGGACATTTGGAGGTACTTGGGGTCAAGATCATCAGCCCCTTGGGACAGCGTCGCCGATCGCGTAGGCTGGGGACCCGCCCAGACTCGTCCTTGTTTACAAGTGGGAGGCTGTCTCAATGTCACGCATTCTTGGCCGGAAACTATTTCCAAGAATCTGGGCTCCGGGATGTGATTGGTTCCTGCTCAGAGCGGGCTTTTACAGTAGCCAATCAGCTGCACTCAAAAGTATGAGCTTCTCtgcctagaagaaataaatagccTAAAGAGTTCTTCCAGCTTTTTCTCCAGGAGCAAAGGGTACAAGTCAGGAACTGAAAGTTCCTTTTGCTGGGACTCGGACTTGGGTAACTGtcccaaatacattttttttcttatggccaTAAAAGGCcatcaatttgtttttctccagtaATACATTGTCTTCATTAGGTTTAACTCTCTTCATTAGGTTTAATGAAAAACACAGTTAAAAAGGGATCAATATGTCAGTTTAACTTGCCTTCTTCTACCACCAGAGAATTTGCTCACTCTGACCTCCTGTACAGAATGCCCTTAATCCAAATCTTCGCCTAAGACATTCTTTTCTACTCTTAAATGTCCAGCACAAACTATGTGCTGTGAGAGATCTTTCCTGATTGCCTCTCCTCCATCCTTCTCCCACTATGGACATTGTTACTTCTGTCATTATATTGTAACTACTTATGCTATTATATTGTCCTTTCTGAACCCCCTTCCCTGTAGAAGATCAGGGTTCGGACCAAGTCTGATGCTCTCTTTGTGATTCCTACCCTGCTTATGCCTACTCAAGCTTAAACAGTTTTGGAAACACAGGGGAAGCTCCAAGTTGCATCCACACTTGGAGacaggtttttgctttgttttgtttttgtttgtttgtttgttttttaaagtaggcttcatacctAGCAGGGAGCCCAAAGCAGAACCCAAATTCACCATCCCAAGaccaagacccgagctgagatcaagagtccgacacttaaccgactgagtcacccatctGCTCCTGGAGATAGGTTTTTGTACTCTGAATCCTTTATTCCATATTTGCATAGCTGGAGAagccaaaagagaaagagagaaaaaaaaatgaaaaaagaaaaacaaaacaaaaaccatgttcAAGAAGCCAGACAGTGAAGTAAAACTCTCTGTGATGAAGCAAGTAAATTTAAGGTAAAAATCCCCCCTGGATTACATCCTAAGAACAGAAGTGAAAGAAtgcatttgcttttcttcccatGTATGTGGGATTTGGAATAGgcaaaaatgtatattataaagaATTATACTCTTTATTTGCAGAGGAAAGGCAATGGGAATGGTATATGACAGGCAAGTCTAATTTAGGAAATCCCCACTGAGTGCTCCCCTGGCTTACCCAGCGCTACCCTCCTGTGTGTTGTGGGATGATTAAAGATCAGGGGAAGTCATATGATGGCTCAGGGCTAAGTGTGTACTGAGGTCACCAAACTTTTGTCTCCATGTCATCCCATCCAATAATATTTACCAGGTTACTCACACAGTGCATTACATTCTTCTATGTCATTTCTCTATGATAGAAACTGTTATAATTGGCAACATTTATGATAACTGGGTTGGAATAGCCTGGTAAAGTTGTTTACACAGTTGGCTAAGATGCTATGTATTACCATGATTACAGAGTGTCCTGGAAAGACACTGGCACTTGTATTCTCTGGCTGACCACAGATCCTGGAGGTTATCCAGTGGCTATGGAAGTAAAGGGAATTATTATTTCAGGGCAATGGGGATGGACAGATTTGTGCATTCATTCAAGTAAAGGTAAACCGTGAGAAGACTGTCAAATGATTTGGTGCTAATGAGCAGAGGGAGAGTGCCAAAGCTTCCCCCTTGTACACAGTGCTGAACACAGCATCCCTGCTTGATGCACCTGATTCCTGAAATTTTCAGAATCTAATAACATGAGGCCACTGGTAGAGATTTAAGAATGCAAGCCACACTTTTGTCAGAGGGCTAGACATATGGAATTTGACAAAATGCTTCAAGACTCTTAAAGAGatgccttttcaatttttttcacttctagGGACATATTGCACTGgagcatttaaatatatatatgcatatacatatatttgtatatatgtgta
This sequence is a window from Prionailurus bengalensis isolate Pbe53 chromosome A2, Fcat_Pben_1.1_paternal_pri, whole genome shotgun sequence. Protein-coding genes within it:
- the PDK4 gene encoding pyruvate dehydrogenase kinase, isozyme 4 isoform X2, with the protein product MKAARFVMRSAGSLSGASLVPREVEHFSRYSPSPLSMKQLLDFGSENACERTSFAFLRQELPVRLANILKEIDILPDRLVNTSSVQLVKSCFVDTLITVRNRHHNVVPTMAQGIIEYKDACTVDPVTNQNLQYFLDRFYMNRISTRMLMNQHILIFSDSQTGNPSHIGSIDPNCDVAAVVQDAFECSKMLCDQYYLTSPELKLTQVNGKFPGQPIHIVYVPSHLHHMLFELFKNAMRATVEHQENWPSLTPIEVIVVLGKEDLTIKISDRGGGVPLRIIDRLFSYTYSTAPTPVMDNSRNAPLAGFGYGLPISRLYAKYFQGDLNLYSLSGYGTDAIIYLKALSSESVEKLPVFNKSAFKHYQMSIEADDWCIPSKEPRNLAKEKMAL
- the PDK4 gene encoding pyruvate dehydrogenase kinase, isozyme 4 isoform X1 — encoded protein: MKAARFVMRSAGSLSGASLVPREVEHFSRYSPSPLSMKQLLDFGSENACERTSFAFLRQELPVRLANILKEIDILPDRLVNTSSVQLVKSWYIQSLMDLVEFHEKSPEDQKALSDFVDTLITVRNRHHNVVPTMAQGIIEYKDACTVDPVTNQNLQYFLDRFYMNRISTRMLMNQHILIFSDSQTGNPSHIGSIDPNCDVAAVVQDAFECSKMLCDQYYLTSPELKLTQVNGKFPGQPIHIVYVPSHLHHMLFELFKNAMRATVEHQENWPSLTPIEVIVVLGKEDLTIKISDRGGGVPLRIIDRLFSYTYSTAPTPVMDNSRNAPLAGFGYGLPISRLYAKYFQGDLNLYSLSGYGTDAIIYLKALSSESVEKLPVFNKSAFKHYQMSIEADDWCIPSKEPRNLAKEKMAL